The following proteins are co-located in the Phragmites australis chromosome 10, lpPhrAust1.1, whole genome shotgun sequence genome:
- the LOC133930021 gene encoding aluminum-activated malate transporter 12-like isoform X1, producing the protein MAMAMACALNSGDKKNTLMMLTAPVKKVVRIPASWGRHAWSIGREDPRRAVHALKAGTSLTLVSLLYILEPFFKGIGKNAMWAVMTVVVVLEFTAGATICKGLNRGLGTVLASSLAFLIELVAVRSGKVFHAFFVGASVFLIGFAATYLRFFPSIKKNYDYGVVIFLLTFNLITVSSYRQQDVLPLTRDRLSTIAIGCAICLFMSLLILPNWSGEDLHNSTVRKFEGLATSIEACVNEYFREQDKDDNVLDKQAERASIHIGYRAVLDSKSSDETLLEQCKLNGQAHYASWEPRHSMHCYSYPWQKYVKLGAVLRHFAYTVAALHGCLKSEIQTPPSVRSLFRDPCTRVAREVAKVLQELALSIKIHRRCAPDVLSDHLHEALQDLNSAIRSQPRLFLGSKHACAANRRMLMELNSGKHMASRATLPSSKTDAASLLERKNTKTDQPSGRNERSTLRPTLSKIAITSLEFSEALPFAAFASLLVEMVVRLELVIEEVKYLEGAANFREFTGHDHLAIDLTSNEKMRNTNGAPLNPVSTAAE; encoded by the exons ATG GCCATGGCAATGGCTTGTGCTCTGAATTCCGGCGACAAGAAAAATACCTTGATGATGCTTACTGCGCCGGTGAAGAAAGTAGTCAGGATTCCTGCTTCGTGGGGAAGACATGCATGGAGTATCGGAAGAGAAGATCCAAGAAGAGCCGTTCATGCTCTTAAGGCTGGGACGTCTCTCACACTGGTCTCGCTCTTGTATATActagagcctttcttcaaagggatTGGAAAGAATGCAATGTGGGCAGTCATGACAGTAGTTGTCGTGCTTGAATTCACTGCAG GAGCAACCATATGCAAAGGCCTGAATAGAGGATTAGGAACAGTTTTGGCAAGCTCTCTCGCATTTCTCATTGAACTTGTAGCAGTGAGATCCGGAAAGGTTTTCCATGCTTTCTTCGTGGGAGCTTCGGTCTTTCTGATAG GATTTGCTGCCACATATCTGAGATTCTTCCCATCGATTAAGAAGAACTACGATTACGGGGTGGTGATTTTTCTGCTAACGTTCAATCTGATAACGGTGTCAAGCTACCGGCAACAGGATGTGCTGCCTTTGACGAGAGATCGCTTAAGTACTATTGCCATTGGGTGCGCAATATGTCTGTTCATGAGCCTCTTGATATTGCCAAACTGGTCTGGAGAAGACCTCCACAATAGTACTGTTCGCAAATTTGAAGGATTAGCGACATCAATTGAAG CTTGTGTGAATGAGTATTTCCGAGAACAAGACAAAGACGATAACGTTCTTGATAAGCAGGCAGAAAGAGCTTCCATTCACATCGGTTATAGAGCGGTCTTGGACTCAAAATCCAGTGATGAGACCCTA TTAGAACAATGCAAACTAAATGGCCAGGCACACTATGCAAGCTGGGAGCCAAGACACTCGATGCACTGTTACAGTTACCCGTGGCAAAAGTATGTGAAGCTTGGAGCCGTGCTCAGGCACTTTGCATATACTGTTGCTGCACTTCATGGATGTCTGAAATCCGAGATTCAG ACTCCGCCATCCGTCAGGTCATTGTTCAGAGATCCATGCACAAGAGTTGCACGAGAAGTTGCCAAGGTTCTGCAGGAGCTTGCATTGAGCATAAAAATCCACCGGCGTTGTGCCCCTGATGTGCTCTCTGATCATCTTCACGAAGCGCTGCAGGATCTGAACTCAGCTATAAGATCACAGCCACGGCTCTTTCTCGGTTCCAAACATGCGTGTGCTGCCAATAGACGTATGCTAATGGAACTGAACTCTGGAAAGCATATGGCATCGAGAGCAACTCTTCCTTCGTCCAAGACTGATGCAGCATCACTGTTGGAAAGAAAGAACACCAAGACAGATCAACCATCAGGCCGCAATGAGAGAAGCACGTTACGGCCGACACTTAGTAAGATCGCCATCACGAGTCTTGAGTTTTCTGAAGCACTTCCGTTCGCCGCATTTGCATCATTGCTGGTAGAGATGGTGGTACGACTGGAGCTGGTCATAGAGGAAGTGAAGTACCTGGAGGGGGCCGCAAACTTCAGAGAGTTCACTGGGCATGATCATCTGGCCATTGATCTCACAAGCAACGAGAAGATGAGAAACACTAATGGTGCGCCGTTAAACCCGGTTTCTACTGCAGCTGAGTAA
- the LOC133930021 gene encoding aluminum-activated malate transporter 12-like isoform X3 — translation MAMAMACALNSGDKKNTLMMLTAPVKKVVRIPASWGRHAWSIGREDPRRAVHALKAGTSLTLVSLLYILEPFFKGIGKNAMWAVMTVVVVLEFTAGATICKGLNRGLGTVLASSLAFLIELVAVRSGKVFHAFFVGASVFLIGFAATYLRFFPSIKKNYDYGVVIFLLTFNLITVSSYRQQDVLPLTRDRLSTIAIGCAICLFMSLLILPNWSGEDLHNSTVRKFEGLATSIEACVNEYFREQDKDDNVLDKQAERASIHIGYRAVLDSKSSDETLAHYASWEPRHSMHCYSYPWQKYVKLGAVLRHFAYTVAALHGCLKSEIQTPPSVRSLFRDPCTRVAREVAKVLQELALSIKIHRRCAPDVLSDHLHEALQDLNSAIRSQPRLFLGSKHACAANRRMLMELNSGKHMASRATLPSSKTDAASLLERKNTKTDQPSGRNERSTLRPTLSKIAITSLEFSEALPFAAFASLLVEMVVRLELVIEEVKYLEGAANFREFTGHDHLAIDLTSNEKMRNTNGAPLNPVSTAAE, via the exons ATG GCCATGGCAATGGCTTGTGCTCTGAATTCCGGCGACAAGAAAAATACCTTGATGATGCTTACTGCGCCGGTGAAGAAAGTAGTCAGGATTCCTGCTTCGTGGGGAAGACATGCATGGAGTATCGGAAGAGAAGATCCAAGAAGAGCCGTTCATGCTCTTAAGGCTGGGACGTCTCTCACACTGGTCTCGCTCTTGTATATActagagcctttcttcaaagggatTGGAAAGAATGCAATGTGGGCAGTCATGACAGTAGTTGTCGTGCTTGAATTCACTGCAG GAGCAACCATATGCAAAGGCCTGAATAGAGGATTAGGAACAGTTTTGGCAAGCTCTCTCGCATTTCTCATTGAACTTGTAGCAGTGAGATCCGGAAAGGTTTTCCATGCTTTCTTCGTGGGAGCTTCGGTCTTTCTGATAG GATTTGCTGCCACATATCTGAGATTCTTCCCATCGATTAAGAAGAACTACGATTACGGGGTGGTGATTTTTCTGCTAACGTTCAATCTGATAACGGTGTCAAGCTACCGGCAACAGGATGTGCTGCCTTTGACGAGAGATCGCTTAAGTACTATTGCCATTGGGTGCGCAATATGTCTGTTCATGAGCCTCTTGATATTGCCAAACTGGTCTGGAGAAGACCTCCACAATAGTACTGTTCGCAAATTTGAAGGATTAGCGACATCAATTGAAG CTTGTGTGAATGAGTATTTCCGAGAACAAGACAAAGACGATAACGTTCTTGATAAGCAGGCAGAAAGAGCTTCCATTCACATCGGTTATAGAGCGGTCTTGGACTCAAAATCCAGTGATGAGACCCTA GCACACTATGCAAGCTGGGAGCCAAGACACTCGATGCACTGTTACAGTTACCCGTGGCAAAAGTATGTGAAGCTTGGAGCCGTGCTCAGGCACTTTGCATATACTGTTGCTGCACTTCATGGATGTCTGAAATCCGAGATTCAG ACTCCGCCATCCGTCAGGTCATTGTTCAGAGATCCATGCACAAGAGTTGCACGAGAAGTTGCCAAGGTTCTGCAGGAGCTTGCATTGAGCATAAAAATCCACCGGCGTTGTGCCCCTGATGTGCTCTCTGATCATCTTCACGAAGCGCTGCAGGATCTGAACTCAGCTATAAGATCACAGCCACGGCTCTTTCTCGGTTCCAAACATGCGTGTGCTGCCAATAGACGTATGCTAATGGAACTGAACTCTGGAAAGCATATGGCATCGAGAGCAACTCTTCCTTCGTCCAAGACTGATGCAGCATCACTGTTGGAAAGAAAGAACACCAAGACAGATCAACCATCAGGCCGCAATGAGAGAAGCACGTTACGGCCGACACTTAGTAAGATCGCCATCACGAGTCTTGAGTTTTCTGAAGCACTTCCGTTCGCCGCATTTGCATCATTGCTGGTAGAGATGGTGGTACGACTGGAGCTGGTCATAGAGGAAGTGAAGTACCTGGAGGGGGCCGCAAACTTCAGAGAGTTCACTGGGCATGATCATCTGGCCATTGATCTCACAAGCAACGAGAAGATGAGAAACACTAATGGTGCGCCGTTAAACCCGGTTTCTACTGCAGCTGAGTAA
- the LOC133930021 gene encoding aluminum-activated malate transporter 12-like isoform X2, with protein MAMACALNSGDKKNTLMMLTAPVKKVVRIPASWGRHAWSIGREDPRRAVHALKAGTSLTLVSLLYILEPFFKGIGKNAMWAVMTVVVVLEFTAGATICKGLNRGLGTVLASSLAFLIELVAVRSGKVFHAFFVGASVFLIGFAATYLRFFPSIKKNYDYGVVIFLLTFNLITVSSYRQQDVLPLTRDRLSTIAIGCAICLFMSLLILPNWSGEDLHNSTVRKFEGLATSIEACVNEYFREQDKDDNVLDKQAERASIHIGYRAVLDSKSSDETLLEQCKLNGQAHYASWEPRHSMHCYSYPWQKYVKLGAVLRHFAYTVAALHGCLKSEIQTPPSVRSLFRDPCTRVAREVAKVLQELALSIKIHRRCAPDVLSDHLHEALQDLNSAIRSQPRLFLGSKHACAANRRMLMELNSGKHMASRATLPSSKTDAASLLERKNTKTDQPSGRNERSTLRPTLSKIAITSLEFSEALPFAAFASLLVEMVVRLELVIEEVKYLEGAANFREFTGHDHLAIDLTSNEKMRNTNGAPLNPVSTAAE; from the exons ATGGCAATGGCTTGTGCTCTGAATTCCGGCGACAAGAAAAATACCTTGATGATGCTTACTGCGCCGGTGAAGAAAGTAGTCAGGATTCCTGCTTCGTGGGGAAGACATGCATGGAGTATCGGAAGAGAAGATCCAAGAAGAGCCGTTCATGCTCTTAAGGCTGGGACGTCTCTCACACTGGTCTCGCTCTTGTATATActagagcctttcttcaaagggatTGGAAAGAATGCAATGTGGGCAGTCATGACAGTAGTTGTCGTGCTTGAATTCACTGCAG GAGCAACCATATGCAAAGGCCTGAATAGAGGATTAGGAACAGTTTTGGCAAGCTCTCTCGCATTTCTCATTGAACTTGTAGCAGTGAGATCCGGAAAGGTTTTCCATGCTTTCTTCGTGGGAGCTTCGGTCTTTCTGATAG GATTTGCTGCCACATATCTGAGATTCTTCCCATCGATTAAGAAGAACTACGATTACGGGGTGGTGATTTTTCTGCTAACGTTCAATCTGATAACGGTGTCAAGCTACCGGCAACAGGATGTGCTGCCTTTGACGAGAGATCGCTTAAGTACTATTGCCATTGGGTGCGCAATATGTCTGTTCATGAGCCTCTTGATATTGCCAAACTGGTCTGGAGAAGACCTCCACAATAGTACTGTTCGCAAATTTGAAGGATTAGCGACATCAATTGAAG CTTGTGTGAATGAGTATTTCCGAGAACAAGACAAAGACGATAACGTTCTTGATAAGCAGGCAGAAAGAGCTTCCATTCACATCGGTTATAGAGCGGTCTTGGACTCAAAATCCAGTGATGAGACCCTA TTAGAACAATGCAAACTAAATGGCCAGGCACACTATGCAAGCTGGGAGCCAAGACACTCGATGCACTGTTACAGTTACCCGTGGCAAAAGTATGTGAAGCTTGGAGCCGTGCTCAGGCACTTTGCATATACTGTTGCTGCACTTCATGGATGTCTGAAATCCGAGATTCAG ACTCCGCCATCCGTCAGGTCATTGTTCAGAGATCCATGCACAAGAGTTGCACGAGAAGTTGCCAAGGTTCTGCAGGAGCTTGCATTGAGCATAAAAATCCACCGGCGTTGTGCCCCTGATGTGCTCTCTGATCATCTTCACGAAGCGCTGCAGGATCTGAACTCAGCTATAAGATCACAGCCACGGCTCTTTCTCGGTTCCAAACATGCGTGTGCTGCCAATAGACGTATGCTAATGGAACTGAACTCTGGAAAGCATATGGCATCGAGAGCAACTCTTCCTTCGTCCAAGACTGATGCAGCATCACTGTTGGAAAGAAAGAACACCAAGACAGATCAACCATCAGGCCGCAATGAGAGAAGCACGTTACGGCCGACACTTAGTAAGATCGCCATCACGAGTCTTGAGTTTTCTGAAGCACTTCCGTTCGCCGCATTTGCATCATTGCTGGTAGAGATGGTGGTACGACTGGAGCTGGTCATAGAGGAAGTGAAGTACCTGGAGGGGGCCGCAAACTTCAGAGAGTTCACTGGGCATGATCATCTGGCCATTGATCTCACAAGCAACGAGAAGATGAGAAACACTAATGGTGCGCCGTTAAACCCGGTTTCTACTGCAGCTGAGTAA